A genomic stretch from Deinococcus cellulosilyticus NBRC 106333 = KACC 11606 includes:
- a CDS encoding GntR family transcriptional regulator: MNLREIALQVPQTTTTPEHVVLVLREAITSGVLKAGQALPADAIAAELEVSRSPVREALRQLETEGLIQYYPHRGAVVAALTERDILQIFEIRQILELGALELAFPHLGPADLQSLQDISERYEASTDLSEMKQLDVQFHETLYQLHRNPQLRDLISSLRMKVDGYWHMYMRLVRHKSRFEKDHRDLLLACESGDLQEARAVLKCHLEQTALMLMEQLKAEAHPPVRKRRVRPDQ, translated from the coding sequence ATGAACCTCCGAGAGATTGCCCTTCAGGTGCCCCAGACCACCACCACACCAGAACATGTGGTGCTGGTTTTGCGTGAGGCCATCACCTCTGGGGTCCTGAAAGCAGGTCAGGCGCTTCCTGCAGATGCCATTGCTGCAGAGCTGGAGGTCAGCCGAAGTCCGGTGCGAGAAGCCCTCAGGCAACTGGAAACCGAGGGACTGATTCAGTACTATCCCCACCGGGGTGCAGTGGTGGCCGCCCTGACCGAGCGGGACATCCTGCAGATCTTCGAAATCCGCCAGATTCTGGAACTCGGTGCCCTTGAACTGGCCTTTCCTCACCTCGGCCCAGCAGATCTGCAAAGCTTGCAAGACATCTCTGAACGCTATGAGGCAAGCACCGATCTCAGCGAGATGAAACAGCTGGATGTGCAGTTCCATGAAACGCTCTACCAGCTTCACAGGAACCCGCAGCTCAGGGACCTGATCTCTTCCTTGCGCATGAAGGTGGATGGTTACTGGCACATGTACATGAGGCTGGTGCGGCACAAATCCCGTTTCGAGAAAGACCACCGGGACCTGCTGCTGGCCTGTGAATCAGGGGACCTGCAAGAGGCCCGGGCCGTGCTGAAGTGCCATCTGGAGCAGACCGCCCTGATGCTGATGGAGCAACTGAAAGCAGAAGCACATCCGCCTGTCCGCAAACGACGGGTGCGGCCTGATCAGTGA
- a CDS encoding flavodoxin family protein, whose translation MSTHHLFLLSSARRGGNTEQLARKAAEALPAHAKQTWIDLKDHPLPMFEDVRHSVGTYPPPEGAARVLLEATLEATDLVLVAPLYWYSLPTLAQRYLDEWSGWMRVPDLNFKAQMEGRNLHAITVHTGEKEEVQPLLLSLQHTARYMKMHYRGALVGWVSRPGDVLQDQHALEQAKTFFTGANHD comes from the coding sequence ATGTCCACCCATCACCTTTTCCTGCTCAGCAGTGCCCGCAGAGGCGGCAACACCGAGCAACTCGCCCGCAAAGCTGCTGAAGCCCTGCCTGCACATGCAAAACAAACCTGGATCGACCTCAAAGACCATCCACTGCCCATGTTTGAGGATGTGCGGCACAGCGTTGGAACCTATCCACCTCCAGAAGGTGCTGCCCGTGTGCTGCTGGAGGCCACACTGGAAGCCACCGATCTGGTGCTGGTGGCCCCCCTGTACTGGTACTCCCTTCCCACCCTGGCCCAGCGGTACCTCGACGAGTGGAGTGGCTGGATGCGCGTTCCAGACCTGAATTTCAAGGCCCAAATGGAAGGCAGGAACCTGCACGCCATCACCGTGCACACCGGAGAAAAGGAAGAGGTTCAGCCTCTCTTGCTCTCCCTGCAACACACAGCCAGATACATGAAAATGCATTACAGGGGCGCACTGGTGGGCTGGGTTTCCCGCCCTGGTGATGTGCTGCAGGATCAGCATGCCCTGGAGCAGGCAAAGACCTTTTTCACAGGAGCAAATCATGACTGA
- a CDS encoding MBL fold metallo-hydrolase — translation MTETFPLTERPNTGWDARIRVFDTAGEVDAYVITTERHLVLVDTTSTPEQALKIMLAVQEDLSGRSLLVINTHQHSDHTWGNAIFTSTGPYPAPIIAHEVSAQLLSGGEPETYLKSQQEKNPRFAQVKIIPPTVTFTGEMKIHGGDLTLHLIHTPGHLKDHLAVWIPEIQTLLTGDAAEHPIPYTADPAELPVLIDSLERMHSLNAQVVFACHGGTSSPDLLARNLKYYQLLKEKTAGLTEKEQVQWSFDQAMQDLGLAGEEFPKFYRHFHDLNIISMLQQK, via the coding sequence ATGACTGAAACCTTTCCCCTGACAGAACGCCCCAACACCGGCTGGGATGCCAGAATCCGTGTCTTTGACACTGCAGGAGAGGTGGACGCCTACGTCATCACCACCGAACGGCATCTGGTGCTGGTGGACACCACCAGCACACCAGAACAGGCCCTCAAAATCATGCTTGCCGTTCAGGAAGACCTGTCTGGAAGGTCCCTCCTGGTCATCAACACCCACCAGCATTCGGATCACACCTGGGGCAATGCCATTTTCACATCCACAGGACCGTACCCTGCGCCGATCATCGCCCATGAGGTTTCAGCGCAGCTTCTCTCAGGTGGAGAACCAGAAACCTACCTGAAATCCCAGCAGGAAAAAAATCCCCGCTTTGCCCAGGTGAAGATCATCCCTCCCACTGTCACTTTCACGGGAGAAATGAAAATCCACGGTGGAGACCTCACCCTGCACCTGATTCACACCCCGGGGCACCTGAAAGACCACCTGGCCGTCTGGATTCCCGAAATCCAGACCCTCCTCACCGGAGACGCAGCAGAGCACCCCATCCCCTATACCGCCGACCCTGCGGAACTTCCGGTGCTGATTGACTCCCTGGAACGCATGCACAGCCTGAACGCTCAGGTGGTCTTCGCCTGCCATGGAGGCACCTCCAGCCCTGACCTGCTGGCAAGAAACCTGAAGTACTACCAGCTTCTGAAAGAGAAAACCGCTGGTTTGACTGAAAAGGAGCAGGTCCAGTGGTCCTTCGATCAGGCCATGCAGGACCTCGGGCTTGCAGGAGAGGAATTCCCGAAATTCTACAGGCACTTCCATGACCTGAACATCATCTCCATGCTTCAGCAAAAGTAA